In one Culex quinquefasciatus strain JHB chromosome 2, VPISU_Cqui_1.0_pri_paternal, whole genome shotgun sequence genomic region, the following are encoded:
- the LOC119766992 gene encoding uncharacterized protein LOC119766992, with product MFHKLKKFIAKQKVKFGTTGPGQQLNSETPAPSSSLSKSGNSSSKDVCVPSKRKELSSEAKAAALARIEGRDKKELNTSLAAIQALVRRELEVERKVKRNTGTAATGYSTSGLSENERKDLAVQGVYFRYPREGTQNYE from the coding sequence ATGTTCCACAAGCTTAAGAAATTCATCGCCAAGCAGAAAGTAAAGTTCGGTACCACTGGACCGGGTCAACAGCTAAACTCGGAAACTCCAGCACCCTCGTCTAGTTTGAGCAAGTCCGGCAACAGTAGCAGCAAGGATGTGTGCGTTCCATCGAAGCGAAAGGAACTGTCCAGTGAGGCGAAAGCCGCTGCACTAGCCCGGATTGAAGGCCGGGACAAAAAGGAGTTAAACACATCCCTGGCGGCCATCCAAGCGCTGGTGCGACGCGAACTTGAAGTCGAACGAAAAGTCAAAAGGAACACGGGAACAGCCGCGACTGGGTACAGCACGAGCGGTTTGTCGGAAAATGAGCGCAAAGACTTGGCCGTGCAGGGAGTTTATTTCCGGTATCCGCGAGAAGGTACTCAAAATTacgaataa